Genomic window (Flavobacteriales bacterium):
AATTCACATTCTCAATTGTAAATGTAGTAGTGGCCACATTTCCAATTATGTAGGTCGAGTTGTTCACAACAGGAGTTCCCGCAACATTGATGGCGATCTCTTGCGCGGCTGTGGCCACTTGCGGCTCCAGATCGATCTCATCCAATGCAATGTTTCTGCCTGTCTGCTTATTGGTGAAATACCAACGGATGAAACGGCTTGCTGCGTTCGGCATATCCGTAAACTGCACGTAAGCATTCACCGTAGCATCAATATCAGACTGGTTCAGTACACGAAGGTCTGTCCACGTGTTCCCATCCACCGATTCCTGAATGGAGAACACGTCATTGGTGGCCGTTCCTTGTCCTTTGATGTAGTATGAAACGCTTCCGCACACATCACTGAAATTCACCAGCACATACTCATGGTCGCCATCCAATTTGCAGGCTGCGCCCGATTGTCCGTTCACGTACCGTGTGAGACCCGGATTGTTGTCCAAGCTTTCCACCCAACCTGTGGGTGTAGGGTCATCAAAGTTCCATCCGGTGGGCAACACAGCCTGACCGAAAACTGTACCGACCAATAGAAGTCCGGCAGCGGTGGTTAAAATATTCTTCATGTTCATGTTTTTAAAATTTGACCCCGACCGTAGCCGTCCAGCGTCTTCCCTGCCCCATGAAAACCTGTGCCGAGGTGGCATCGAAATTCTGAGAACCGGAAACCGCATTGTTCTGCGCATCGGATATATAGATCGTATTGAGGACATTCAGCACGCTGGCGCGGATGAAAACATCCATTTTTTTGAGTTTGATGGTCCAGCCTGCATGCACATCGAACAAGTAATAGGCTGGCACTTTCCATGAATCCCGGCCTCGGTTATCGCCTTGAAGGTCCAACGGATTGAAATTAGAATAATAGTTTCCGAAATAAGTGATCTGACCTTTGATGTAGGCATCTTTTACAGGCTTGATCTTGATGCTTCCTGCCACTTGAAACTGAGCCGCATCACCGATATGTACACCATCTGCATCTACATCAATGGAATCGACAGGATTGTTCGAGCCTTGCTGATAGAAATAAGCCAACGCCTTGCCTTTCCACCGCCAATCTCCGTACGAAACAAGCCCTTCCACATCGAAGAACCAAGGCGTTTTATAAACCGCGTCCACCTCAATTCCTTGGTGCACGGAGCCAATATTCGGTACGTTGATGGTTGTCTGTGTTCCTCCAATGGAAACACTTGTACTCACAGGACGGTTTTCCCAAGTTGTTCTGTAGAGATTGATGTTGGCCGCCCAACGCGGGTATTTGATGGAATAACCCAACTCAACACCCCAAGTGACCATGGTTTTGATTCCCCGCACCAAGTTGAAGGAGGTTCCTGCATACACATCCGCGATATACGGAGGACGGAAGAACACCCCACCGTTAGCAAAGATGTTCATGTGGTCGGTGATGTTATAGTTGAGTCCCAACTTGGCCGTTCCGCCCTGAAATTGAACCCAATCGGTGGTAGCGGTGCGCGCCTCTTTGCTATTGGCCGTGTAGGTTTTTCCGTTGTAAACGATGGTGTCGTTAATGCCAAGCACCTGGCGCATGGTGGTGTCGCTCAGCACAAGGTCGCGTTTACGGTACTGGTCCGATCTGCGATACCAGTTGTTGCCACCCGAAACGCTAACAAACCCGGAAAACTTCTTCTTCGAATATTCCACCTGCGCAAAAACACCGGCCGTGTAAACATTGGTGTTGGCACGATATCCGGCCACGTCTCCCACCCGCTTCACGTTATCATTCGGGTCGAAAAGGCTGTTCTGCTGCGTAGTGGAATTGATCACCGCGTAATCGCCACCCAAAAGGTCGTAAGGCGTGCTGTAATGCTCTACCCAGAATGAGCGGAAATCGACACCGGCCGCCAGATCCCACGAATCATTGAACTTGTGGTCAACGGTGGAAAGCAGACCATACCAATAATGGTTATTCATGTTCGCCAGAATGTAATTCCGCGATTTGTACTGACTGGTATCGTTGACCTCCGTTGTATCATAAGGTGGTACAAAAACGGTTCCTGTAATATTCTCCTGATAAAGTCCTGAGAGGTCATACTGACCGTAAGGATCGAACAGTCCGCCATTTCCGCGCAGTTGAGTTCCACCTCCTTTTCCGAAAGAACCATAAAGAATGTTGGAAACGGCCCATTTGTCCTTAGCCCAGAAATGCTTCAGGCTGAAAATCGGTTTGTGGTAAAAATTCTCCGCCACGCTCTGCAATTGAGATTGCGCATTTGGGTCGTATCGATTGCGAATCAGATTTCCCCATTGCTGATTGTAACGCAACCCATAGTTGCCAAAAAGCGGATAAGAGGTGACCGAGGCACTGTTCAGATCCACACCGATCTTCTCGGCATAAGCTCTATCGTAGAGAAATACAGGCTGCATATAACTGCGCTGACCGCGCGTTTGTGGCGCGCCCATTCCCGAAATGCTAAAGGTGTGGTTCCCGATCTGTTTCTGAATCTTCAGAAAATAGAAGTAGCGGCTTGCATAGGTTCCTTGCACCCAACCGTTCTGATGATCATAAGCAAAGGCAGCGGTCACACCCCAGCCTTTCTCCAAACGACCCGAATTGAAGCTCACATTCGTTCGGATCAGACCATTATTCCCAACCGTTGCGGAAATTTCGGTGGAACGCTTAGACGTGATTCCGGTAGTAAGAATATTCATACTTCCCCCAACAGAAGGAATGGCCAGTTTACTGGCGCCCAAACCACGTTGTACCTGAATACGCTGTGTCACACCATCCAACCCGAACCAGTTGCTCCAATATACCCAACCGCTTTCCATATCATTCATCGGCACACCATCTATCTGCACCGAAATGTTGCGCTGCGAGAAACCGCGAATGGTCACACGTGCATCACCCGCTCCACCACCTTGCTGCGTAGCGTAAACGCCTGGGGTGCTGTTGAGCAGCATAGGAAGCGGTTGAGAGGAAACTTCCTCCTTGATCTTGATCGGATCGATATTCGTGAATGCAACAGGTGTTTCCCTATCCAAGGCAATGTCGGCCACCACTTTCACCTCGTTCAACGTCATGGTTGAAAGTGAGAAGTTCAGTTCCAACTGACCACCATTTGCCTTTACGGTTTTCGAAAAGCTCTCGTAACCGATGTAGGTGACCTGAATGGTGTATTCTCCATTCGGGACATCAAAGGAATAGTTCCCGTCAAAATCCGTGACAACGCCTTTCCCCTCTCCATACACCACATTTGCAGAGATGAGTGGTTCGGCCGAATTCGCATCTTTCACCACACCGTAAATGCGCGTCTTCTGAGCGTAGGTCGAAACCACGACCAAGAAAGCCGATAAAAAGACTCCAAGAAACTTCCTCATGTACTGGAACGGCCTATTTTCCGAGCATCACCTTGCGCGAAAGCACAGCTCCATTACGAAGCGATACACGAACGATGTAAACGCCTGTTGAAAGGTGCTGAAGTTTGAGTTTGTGCGTAGTGGTATTCTTTCCGTTGAAGGAAACACGGTGAGATTCCTGTCCGAGAATGTTGTACACCTGAATCATGTTCAATTCCTGCGCAGCAGATACCATAAGGTCCTTATCTGCCGATGGATTCGGATATACATTGAATTTGTTCTGATCGACCTCGCTCACGCCCATTGTCTGGCAATCGCACGTGTGCCATCCCAATTCCGTGAATGTGTCTTCTGGAAGGCTATCCCATTCTGTCTGTACCATGAACTCTAACGGGTTCGTGGTCACACCATGCAATACCGTATGTTTTCTGATCAATGTATGATTGGTTGTCCACCAAGTACCAGAAGTATCACTCCAAGCCGTTCCTGGATCTTCACCGATCTTTCCAATCAAGTCGACAAGGGTTGTTCCATCGGCTTTAGTCAACGGAACCGCATCATCACCGTTAAAGTAGAATGGAGAATCAGACTGCACGTAGACCGGATTCACAAACGTATCGGCCACAGCCTGCAATGCCATATCAACCGGTGCTTCGAAACCTGTTCCGTTCGGGTCTCTTTTATCAACTACCACTACGTAAGTGCTGTACGGTTGAATCATCCCGGCAAGACCAAGCAACATCGGTGTTCCAGCGCCATCACGGAAACGGCCCACTTTGTAGCCACTCAGGTCGATGGCAGCATCGGTAGGATTGTAAATTTCAAGGGCTCGGTTGTTATAGGAACCGACCACGTATTCTGAAATGAAAAGGTCGGAACAATCCTGTGTTTGGGCATTGGCTCCAACGGCAAACATCGCTGAAGCAAGAATGAGTACAAGTTTTTTCATGTTGTAGGTGCTGAATTTTCGGCAAATGTAGGCCTTCCATTTAGCCCCTCCCAATCAACAAAATGTGGTAACCCATTTTTAACGATTCCTTCAAAATGACCCACACCGCAAGCAATATTAGACTGTTAGAAACGTAAGAATGTCCTGATCTTTTGTTTGCATCATGTTGATAGATCTCTTTATTTCGAATAAAACCTGCGGAAATGAAACCTCCAATACTAACCATTCTACTGTCGTTTTTATTCTTTAATTCCCTTGGCCAGAACTGGTTGAAAGGGGTTGGAGGTGCTGGAAATGATGAAGCACTGGACATCACATTGGATGATCAGGGAAACTACCTTGTTTCCGGATTTTTCTCGTACAATGTGGATTTCGATGGTACCATTTTAAATTCCGTAGGAGAAATTGATGCGTTTATTGCGCAAACAAATTCGCAAGGGAATATTAGTTGGGTTAAACAGTTCGGTGGAACTGGAAGTGACGCAGCTTACGCGAATGATCGCGATGCCAATGGCAACATCTTCGTGTCCGGCTACTTCTCAGGAACAATGACCGTGGATGGAACCACACTTGTTTCGAACAACAGTTCCCAAGACGTATTCCTTGCCAAGCTCGACCCGACCGGAAACCTTATTTGGATAAGAACATTTGGCGGTGTTGACCACGATTTCGTTTACGATCTGGCGGTTGATCAGGCCGGAAATGCCATCATAACCGGAAATTTCAAGGGAACCATTACCGTAGGTCCTGATACGTACAGTTCCGTCATTGACCCGGAAGACAACCAACCATCATACGACATTTTCGTGGTGAAATACGATACTGATGGCAATGTCCTTTGGTCAAAACATGGGCAAGCCGACCATGATGACCGTGGAACTGGTCTGGCCGTAAATGGAAGCAACCAAATTGCGCTCATCGGGCAGTTCTCAGACACACTAACGTTGGCCAACACATATCCCAATCAAGTGTACAATACTGGTTTTGTCATGATGTTCGATTCGGATGGTGATGAGCTCTGGATGCGTAAGATGAGCGCAAGCATGTGCATTCCGTACGATATCGTTTTCTATCAGGATTCGTTGATGTACATAACCGGAGATTTTACCGGTCAACTTGCCATTTTCACCACACCGCTTACCACTACCACCTCCCAATATCTGAGCAAGGTCTTTCTAACCAAAATGAACACCGAAGGTGATGTGCTGTGGCTTGAGAATGACGGATCCGAAACACAGGTCAGTTCGCGCGCTGTAGATGTGGATGCAAATGGGAATGCCTACATGGCCGGCTATTTCAAGTGTCGCATGGACGAGTATTCCCAACAGTATGGCGATGGCGTGTTCTACTCGGCCGATCGTAGGGATGTATTTGTGACACAATATTCCGCAACAGGAACTCGGAATTGGGAGCGACAGTTCGGTGGACCTGGAGACGATGTGGCCTGGGACATGGTCCTTCAAGGGTCACAACCGATAGTTGTAGGTGCATTCTCAAAATACTTCCACGCTCCGGATGGAGGCAATTTTCTGCCGACCGGTTGGACAACGGACCAATTGCTCTTCTTGCCCAACCCACCATCAATGAACTATTGTTCAGACTCTGATTATGGCTCATTTGCTACGATAGAAAGCACTGGTCATCAGGATATTCTCATCGCGAAACCTGTCGATCTTAGCCGTGAGCCTTATGACTATTTCAGCAGGAGTGGCAACAACTGTGTCCGAGACTTCCTTACACCATGCATTAACGGCAGCTGCCCAGATACGATTCAAAGCTGCGAAGTTGTCGACCTCCAGTATGAGTCGGTTTCGGGAACAAATGGATTCATTGGTCCTATCTACGACCTCTTATGGTCCACCGGTAGCACCGAGACGTCCATCGAGGGACTTGGCACCGGAGCCTATTGGCTTCAGGTAAGTCGGGATGACAACTGTTACTCGTCCTCCGACACGGTAGTGGTCATTGTAGATGATACACCAGACCCACCACTCATATCTGATGATGTGATCGTGAACACAACGACTGCCTCACCAGAGAGGATCTTCGTCTGCTTCCCAGACACCGTTCAGTTGACAATGAGTGGCATTGACACGGTCAATAATCTCTATGGTTGGTCTTGGTCATCAAGTCAGATACAACATCCGTTCTTAGATACAACCGTTACCACATCGGGTCTTTACACGGCTCATCAACTATCGCCAGCGGGATGTGAAAGCACGACCGATGTTCTGGTTCACATTGATGATTGGGCCAATGAAGACACGCTTGATCCATACATTCTCATCGGAACAAGTGCACTCGGTCTGTCTCAAACGGACACATTGACCGTTTGTCAGGGAGACCTGATTCAGTACTTGGTCATCGACAGCTCACATTATCAAACAGTAGGGCTTTCCATGCCATATTTCTCCTCCGATTGGAGCATCAGTTTTCCCAACATTCCTTCATCCCTCACGCATTTTGATTGGTATGAGAATGAACCCGGTGACCTTGATACTTGGATGATGGGCAACTCTTTCATTGCAACACAATCAACCTGGGTTATTCTTGATGTGGAACTTATGGACCATTGCAATACGGACACTTCCACATACATCCTTCATCATGAGTTCTATCTCGATGTAACCCATTTCAGTACGCAGGAATCCGGTAATCACAGAATGTGTCCTGGAGACACGGTTCAAATTGAGGTCAGCGGGGGAGATTTCTATCATTGGGCAGGACCTGGAATAATCAGCCCGGATACGTTGAGTTCCGTGCTTGCGAATAGCGCAGGAACTTATCAATGGACAGCATCTGTGCTCACGCCATCCGGAAGCACGTGCAGCAAGTCGGATACATTTCTTATTCGCAATCTCGAGGCTCCGGACATCACCATGATTCCTTCAAACGGTGTCATTTGTCCCGGAGATTCTGTTCAGATGATCGCGCCTGCGGGAAGCAATTATCAATGGATCGGTCCGAACAATGCCGTGGTCGGTTCCACGCAGATCATCTGGGCCACCACTCCGGGTTTTTATTTCTGCGAGATGGTGAATCCCGGAGGATGCTTCCTCATATCGAATGAGGTGGAGGTTCGCGGGTTCAATACCCCGTATTTGTCAGCCGAACCACAGCAGACCATTTGCGAGGGAGGGACCGTAACGCTTACCGTATTTGCGAATGAGGGTTCCATTTTAGACTGGCCTTCGCCATTGGTGGACAGCCTCTTTGAACAGGAGATCCATCAGGCCGGGTACTACGAAGTGACGGCAACCTTTTGCGGAATCACAGACACACTTGGAATTACGGTCATCGATGTATCACCGGAAGTGGATCTGAACATTGCGGGTTATGACACCATCTGCGCCAGCGAAGTGCTGGAGGTTCAAGCTCCACAGGGTTACTATTCGTATGAGTGGAATAACGGATCGCAGGACGTGGAAATTGAGGTCACTCAATCTGGAATGTATTTCCTTACAGCAGAAAACTTTGATGGATGTATCGGACACTCAGATACACTTTTTGTTGATGTTCTTCCTGCCCCAGACCCACCGGTCTTGTCAGACACCACCGTATGCCTCAATGGGAGCGCCACCTCCTATACACTGACGAATGCGCAGCCTACCTACTGGTTTACCGAACAGATGGATTCACTCGGTATCCTTCCTTCCATCTCTTCAGATTCTGTTGCTGCTGACCTCATGTTCTTTGGTGCCCATTTTAACGGAGAGTGCTTCAGCGTACTCGATACCGCCTCCGTCAACTTGTTCGAAGGGGTGGAACCACCTCTAATTTCGGGGTCTACCACACTTTGCCCGGGGGATTCGTTGAATCTGAGTACAGACTCCACCCAAAGCATCAGCTATTATTGGCGACTGCCCGATTCAACATTGGTAAATGGAACGATGCTAAGTCTGATGGCACCGGATTCTGGATCTTACACTCTTTTTGCACAGCATCCCGTTTGCGGAGTACAGTCTGTAAGCGAAACTGTTCAGATGGTAGCTCCTTCCGATTTTTCCATTCTGTTTTTGACTGGCGACTCTCTGAACTGCCTCGGAGATTCGGTTTGGCTGAATGTTTCAGGTTCTTTCTCCCAACTTACGTGGCTCCCCTCTCAATCTAACTTAGATTCCATTCTGATCGTTGACGATGAAGCATTATGGGCATCCGTAACCGACACCAACGGCTGCGTTTTAAGTACCGATACCCTTCAGATACAATTTGAAACCCCACCTTCCGCACTGGTCTTGCCTACTGACACGATCTGCGAAGGAGAAACTGCCATCCTGGATCTTATATCAAGTGGTACACTTTTGCTGGACAACGGACTGATCCAGGATTCGATCGCCATTCCTTTCGTATCAGAAATCCTATCCGCAGACACAGAATTCGTCTTTCTACTTGAAAGTTCGTTCGGATGCCTGTCTCCTCCGATGAACTGGCAGATCATCGTGACCCAGACCCCTGAATCGCTGGATATCTCAGGTGTAACTCCACTTTGCGAAGGAGACCAGCTTCAATTGAGCGTTTCTCCTTCTGGTATCGGAACAGTTGTCTTTTTCGATGAATTGTCAGACACCTTGGGAATCGCCACCAACGGGCAGTTACAGATAGACAGTGTTTCGGAAGGAAGCCTTTACGGAGGTGTTTACGCCACGCTCAATATTGCGGGCTGCATGGTTCAATCAGACCTCTTGGAAATAGACATCCTTCCGATTCCCGACAATCCAAATCTGATCATGTCAGGTAATGGTTGTCCTGAAGACACCGTTCTTCTGTACGCATCCGACACGATAGGTCTCACCTTCCATTGGACCGGAACCAACGGATTCAGTTCAGACACAAGTGTATTGGTATTCGATCCGATCCAGCCCAACGAGCAAGGAGTCTATTCACTTCAGGTCGGGCAGGACGGGTGTTTTTCTGACACTACTTCCATTGACATCTCCATTGCTCCTGTTCCCGATGTAGAGTTGATTCCCGACACGATCATTTGTTTCAATGATGAGATAGAACTGATACTGAACCAGTCTTACGACCAAATACTGTGGTCAACCAATGAAACGACTGAGATCATTTCAGTTTCAGATTCCGGTGTTTACTGGGTAACTGTTACCAACGAGTTCGGGTGTTCCGACTCGGACACAACGGTTGTTGAAACCGTTATTTGTAACGTGGTCACCACCAACATCATTACACCTAACGGAGATGGATTCAACGATGTATTTAAACTGGATGCGAATGGGCTTACGCAATTACACGTTCAAATATTCACTCGGTTCGGAAAACTGATCTACGAATGGAGAACACTTGACGGTGCTTGGGACGGGACCACACAGGACACGCGGCTCAGTGTTTCTGAAGGCACCTATTATTTTGTCGGAAACTACTTGGATGTTTCTGGAGAAACTGGCACGAAAAAGGGTTTTATCCAAGTAATACGCTGATTATTATTTGCTGTAAATCGGATCAACCACAACATTACCTTTGCACCGCAGGCCCTGGTGGCGGAATTGGTAGACGCGCACGTTTCAGGTGCGTGTGCCGCAAGGCGTGTGGGTTCGACTCCCACCTCGGGCACTTGTGAACAACGCAATGGGGACTTCTGGTCCCCATTGTCCGTTTTTGGCTTTCCGTAACTTTATAATATCGAAACCCGGAAATCGTTCTATCTGGCGGTTTTGCCAAAAACATCCGAGAATGAAAAAATCACTTGTCATACTCATAATGATAGCGTTCGTCAGTAATGCTGTCTTTGCTCAGGATAAGAAGGATAAAAGCGGGTTTAAACTCGTGCGCTTCAATAACATCACGGAAATAACGGCCGGTTTTCAGATCGGTAAAACGTCAAGGGTCACTTCGTTTGATGGTGGAACTTCCGAAACCAATGTGGCCGGCTACAAGATCCCTGCTCCGCGGTTGGCCAGTTCATTTGGAATCCTCATCGGTGAAATATTTTACATGGGAGCAGGAGCCGCGTACACATTTCAGGCTCAGGAAGGCAACAATCCGCAAGGACAGCAGGTTTCCGTTTTCGGGCAATCGCGCCTCAACTTTGCACGCGGTCGCATACGGCCATTTGCCGATTTCAAGGGCGGTTACCAATTCGCCTCCTTCAAAGAAGCCAGCCAAGCGCTGGATCCCGATTGGTACAAATGGGATGGCTTTTTCCTGGAGCCTTCTCTCGGGCTTTCCTTCAAATTAGGCGGGCACGCCCTGCTGAACACATCGCTCGGCTACCAGTTCGTCAATGCCGGAAATCGCATTGAGCAGACCATTCAGGACGAAAATGGGAATACGCTCGTCAATGCGGTACTCCAAGAAAAATATCACCGCTTTCTATTGTCGGTCGGATTCACGTTTCAGTAAGGCCTAATCAATATTCCTTTGTTTGAAAAGCTGCCCGCTATCAAGGTCATAGCATAATAACCGACCATATTCCTTGCCGAGGTAGGCGTGCGAACAGCCATTGTCCAAACAGATGGATTTTGCACCCGCAGCAACTGCTTCCTTTATCTTAGAAAACTTGGTGGGTGTGTGTCCGAAAAAGACGCGTCTCTTATTGAATTTCTTCGCCAAATTGAAGTTGCGCATCCATGCCATAGCATGCGTATCGGTCAACGGTTTGTCAATATTGAGATTGAAACCTGCGTGCACCAGATAGAAATCATCCAATTCGTAATAGTAAGGTAGCGAACGGATAAAGCGGAACACGCGCTTTCGGATCCGTTTGTTCTTGTTCAGAAGATCCAACGAGTTTCGCGACCTGAGCAGCAACTTCAATTGTTCAGGCCGCTCGCGCAGAATATGCAACACGGTTTCCTCATGGTTTCCCATCAACGGGAAAACGTTGTAGCCGTCTTCCTGCAATTGCAGCACATGATCGATCACCTCTTTACTTCGCGGGCCGCGATTGATGAAATCGCCCAGCAGAAACAACTGGTCGTCTTTTGTGAGTTTGACCTTTTCGAGCAGTTTTTTGAACGTGATGGCGCAGCCGTGAATGTCTGTGATCACCAACCTGCGTCCACCGTTCTCTGGTGACCTCACCTTTCTTCCTACCATCTTCGATGTCTTCGCCATCAGAAGCCGATCTTCATGCTGAGTTTGAACGCAAGATTGTCAAATTGATTCGAAAATGAATACGCTCCGTAGCGGTAAAACACGCCACCACCAATTCCGAGAAAGTTCACTTTTATCAGGTCTTCGATCATGATTCCCGTCTCAAAAAAACCTTTGTGCATGTCCTGAATTTTGAGTCCGGTGTGAAGCTGTGGCTTTGTGAGCCAACCGATACCGAACGAGTTGACCCAATGGAATTCGGGACGGATCCAGTTGATGCCCGTTTTGACAGACCCGAAATTGTGTCGTTGATGCAATGCCACTTGGTACTGGTTCAGGAACTCGTTGGATCGCATGGTCTGAAATGAGTTGGGCGAGAAAACCGAGAAATCCTGAAAGTTGAACTGAGGCGTGTACATTTTCAAGTATGGAACCGCCTGTGAGATCCAGCCTGCACTGAGTTGCCAATGCTCCATCCCGACTTTTCGGATGCGGAATTTGCCTTGCAATTTGAGGTCGGCTTTCCAGTAATCGTAATCGGACGACAGAATTCCTTTCAGCCCTTTGGTGGCCGAAACCCAAAGAACGACTGCGCCTCTATCCTGCACAATTTCTCTTCCGCCCAAGCGCATCTTCTTCTCAAATGGCGCAAATCGGAAGCCGACCCGCACCTCCGCAAACTGATACTTGTTAATGCTGTCCGTGGAATTCTCCGGAACATAACGGTAATTGTGCCTGCTCTGTGCATCCTGATGGCGGAACTGCGCCTCGAAATGCCAACCGCGCAACGGATTGATGCGCACGCCAGCATTCCAACCGTTCATCAGATCCATGCGCTCCACCACAAGGTCGCGGTACATCTGGTTCAACGCCTTCGCGTCATCCACCAGAAATTCCTGCGCACCGATCTCGCGCACATCATGGTAATATGCTCCGCGAAGCTGAAGACCGAGATTCTGGTGAAGTGTAAAAACCGCATCGCCTCCATATTTCGCTTCCTTGTCTCGAAAACCATAAGCCACATACGCCCCGAAATTGGCCCATTTTATCAGATTGGGAGCCGTGTGCAGTCCCACGCCCAAGCGGAATCCCTCATACTCGTTGTAATCGATGATCTTATCGAGATCCAATTCAACCGGTCCAATTGGAAAACGGCCTGTTGCTGCCGCGATCAGCAAACGGATGCGCCTGTCGAGTTTCATCTCCTTGCCGATGCTATCGATGACATGATAGGTGCGCAATTCCTTGTCCGATAAAGGCGTTTCGCGTTCCGCATTCCAGAAGGCCGAATCCTTCTTGTGCGCCATCGCTTGCAGCTCCAACGTGTTGCTGCTTATGTCAACCGCACGCACCTTATCGGTCAGGTCA
Coding sequences:
- a CDS encoding T9SS type B sorting domain-containing protein; this encodes MKPPILTILLSFLFFNSLGQNWLKGVGGAGNDEALDITLDDQGNYLVSGFFSYNVDFDGTILNSVGEIDAFIAQTNSQGNISWVKQFGGTGSDAAYANDRDANGNIFVSGYFSGTMTVDGTTLVSNNSSQDVFLAKLDPTGNLIWIRTFGGVDHDFVYDLAVDQAGNAIITGNFKGTITVGPDTYSSVIDPEDNQPSYDIFVVKYDTDGNVLWSKHGQADHDDRGTGLAVNGSNQIALIGQFSDTLTLANTYPNQVYNTGFVMMFDSDGDELWMRKMSASMCIPYDIVFYQDSLMYITGDFTGQLAIFTTPLTTTTSQYLSKVFLTKMNTEGDVLWLENDGSETQVSSRAVDVDANGNAYMAGYFKCRMDEYSQQYGDGVFYSADRRDVFVTQYSATGTRNWERQFGGPGDDVAWDMVLQGSQPIVVGAFSKYFHAPDGGNFLPTGWTTDQLLFLPNPPSMNYCSDSDYGSFATIESTGHQDILIAKPVDLSREPYDYFSRSGNNCVRDFLTPCINGSCPDTIQSCEVVDLQYESVSGTNGFIGPIYDLLWSTGSTETSIEGLGTGAYWLQVSRDDNCYSSSDTVVVIVDDTPDPPLISDDVIVNTTTASPERIFVCFPDTVQLTMSGIDTVNNLYGWSWSSSQIQHPFLDTTVTTSGLYTAHQLSPAGCESTTDVLVHIDDWANEDTLDPYILIGTSALGLSQTDTLTVCQGDLIQYLVIDSSHYQTVGLSMPYFSSDWSISFPNIPSSLTHFDWYENEPGDLDTWMMGNSFIATQSTWVILDVELMDHCNTDTSTYILHHEFYLDVTHFSTQESGNHRMCPGDTVQIEVSGGDFYHWAGPGIISPDTLSSVLANSAGTYQWTASVLTPSGSTCSKSDTFLIRNLEAPDITMIPSNGVICPGDSVQMIAPAGSNYQWIGPNNAVVGSTQIIWATTPGFYFCEMVNPGGCFLISNEVEVRGFNTPYLSAEPQQTICEGGTVTLTVFANEGSILDWPSPLVDSLFEQEIHQAGYYEVTATFCGITDTLGITVIDVSPEVDLNIAGYDTICASEVLEVQAPQGYYSYEWNNGSQDVEIEVTQSGMYFLTAENFDGCIGHSDTLFVDVLPAPDPPVLSDTTVCLNGSATSYTLTNAQPTYWFTEQMDSLGILPSISSDSVAADLMFFGAHFNGECFSVLDTASVNLFEGVEPPLISGSTTLCPGDSLNLSTDSTQSISYYWRLPDSTLVNGTMLSLMAPDSGSYTLFAQHPVCGVQSVSETVQMVAPSDFSILFLTGDSLNCLGDSVWLNVSGSFSQLTWLPSQSNLDSILIVDDEALWASVTDTNGCVLSTDTLQIQFETPPSALVLPTDTICEGETAILDLISSGTLLLDNGLIQDSIAIPFVSEILSADTEFVFLLESSFGCLSPPMNWQIIVTQTPESLDISGVTPLCEGDQLQLSVSPSGIGTVVFFDELSDTLGIATNGQLQIDSVSEGSLYGGVYATLNIAGCMVQSDLLEIDILPIPDNPNLIMSGNGCPEDTVLLYASDTIGLTFHWTGTNGFSSDTSVLVFDPIQPNEQGVYSLQVGQDGCFSDTTSIDISIAPVPDVELIPDTIICFNDEIELILNQSYDQILWSTNETTEIISVSDSGVYWVTVTNEFGCSDSDTTVVETVICNVVTTNIITPNGDGFNDVFKLDANGLTQLHVQIFTRFGKLIYEWRTLDGAWDGTTQDTRLSVSEGTYYFVGNYLDVSGETGTKKGFIQVIR
- a CDS encoding T9SS type A sorting domain-containing protein; its protein translation is MKKLVLILASAMFAVGANAQTQDCSDLFISEYVVGSYNNRALEIYNPTDAAIDLSGYKVGRFRDGAGTPMLLGLAGMIQPYSTYVVVVDKRDPNGTGFEAPVDMALQAVADTFVNPVYVQSDSPFYFNGDDAVPLTKADGTTLVDLIGKIGEDPGTAWSDTSGTWWTTNHTLIRKHTVLHGVTTNPLEFMVQTEWDSLPEDTFTELGWHTCDCQTMGVSEVDQNKFNVYPNPSADKDLMVSAAQELNMIQVYNILGQESHRVSFNGKNTTTHKLKLQHLSTGVYIVRVSLRNGAVLSRKVMLGK
- a CDS encoding TonB-dependent receptor plug domain-containing protein; translated protein: MRKFLGVFLSAFLVVVSTYAQKTRIYGVVKDANSAEPLISANVVYGEGKGVVTDFDGNYSFDVPNGEYTIQVTYIGYESFSKTVKANGGQLELNFSLSTMTLNEVKVVADIALDRETPVAFTNIDPIKIKEEVSSQPLPMLLNSTPGVYATQQGGGAGDARVTIRGFSQRNISVQIDGVPMNDMESGWVYWSNWFGLDGVTQRIQVQRGLGASKLAIPSVGGSMNILTTGITSKRSTEISATVGNNGLIRTNVSFNSGRLEKGWGVTAAFAYDHQNGWVQGTYASRYFYFLKIQKQIGNHTFSISGMGAPQTRGQRSYMQPVFLYDRAYAEKIGVDLNSASVTSYPLFGNYGLRYNQQWGNLIRNRYDPNAQSQLQSVAENFYHKPIFSLKHFWAKDKWAVSNILYGSFGKGGGTQLRGNGGLFDPYGQYDLSGLYQENITGTVFVPPYDTTEVNDTSQYKSRNYILANMNNHYWYGLLSTVDHKFNDSWDLAAGVDFRSFWVEHYSTPYDLLGGDYAVINSTTQQNSLFDPNDNVKRVGDVAGYRANTNVYTAGVFAQVEYSKKKFSGFVSVSGGNNWYRRSDQYRKRDLVLSDTTMRQVLGINDTIVYNGKTYTANSKEARTATTDWVQFQGGTAKLGLNYNITDHMNIFANGGVFFRPPYIADVYAGTSFNLVRGIKTMVTWGVELGYSIKYPRWAANINLYRTTWENRPVSTSVSIGGTQTTINVPNIGSVHQGIEVDAVYKTPWFFDVEGLVSYGDWRWKGKALAYFYQQGSNNPVDSIDVDADGVHIGDAAQFQVAGSIKIKPVKDAYIKGQITYFGNYYSNFNPLDLQGDNRGRDSWKVPAYYLFDVHAGWTIKLKKMDVFIRASVLNVLNTIYISDAQNNAVSGSQNFDATSAQVFMGQGRRWTATVGVKF